The sequence TCGGCGACCCGCAGTTGGGACACTCGTCGGGGAGGCCGTCGTCGATCTCTCCCATCTCGCCGCACTCGGTGCAGCGCCACATGAGGTAGCCCTCGCCGAACTCCTGGCCGACGCGGGCGTGTTCGACGCTCAGCGCCTCCACTCCCTCGCGCATCGTCACGTAGAAGCCGCCCTCGTCGAAGCCGCGGATCGTCCCGAGTTCGTTGCCGTCGCCGTCGTAGACGGCCTCGCCCAGGTCGAGTCGTTCGAGTTCCGATTCGGACACGTCGTCGGGGGTCTCGCCACCATCTCCAACCATATTCGAACGTTCAGCGTCGACGGGGATAAAATTCTGTGACGGTACCAGCGAGAGTCCGCTCGGCGACGGGCCACCCCGCGTTCACTCCGGCGGCGCGTCCCACTCCTCGCCGTCGTCTCGTGGCTCGTAGCCGACCGTCTCGCGGGCGTGGTCGAGGTCGTCGAGCCACCGTCGTTCGTTGCCGCTCACGCCGTAGAAGTGGTCCCACTCGACGGAGTCGTCGCGGAGACAGCAGTCGACCAACTGCGCGAGGTCGCGGCGCGACTGCCACAACCCCTTGAGTCGGGCGACCTGCTCCTCGTAGGCGTCGCTGCCGCGTTCCCACCGGCCGTCCTCGACGCCGCGCTCGGCGTCGCCGTAGGGATGGTCGTACTCGGGTGCGCGGACGGAGCCGATTCGGAGCGCGTAGAACCGGATGCCGTGGGCCTCCGCGGCGAGGCGACCGAGGTCCTCGCCGTAGCTCTTGGTCAGCCCGTAGCGCGAGTCCGGGCGGTGCGGTTCGGTGTGGTCGGTCCTCACCCCTCGGTCGTGGTAAATCTCGGGCGCGTTCCGCACCTCGACCATCCCGACGGCGTGGTTCGAGGAGGCGAAGACGATGCTGTCGAGGTCGGCGTCGACGGCCGCCTCGTAGACGTTGTGGAGCGCTTCGAGGTTGTCGGCGAGCGGTTCCGACCAGCCGAGTTCGCGCGAGTCGGGACCGCCCGTCCCCGGTACGAGCGCCAGGTGAACGACCGCGTCTCGGCCCTCGAAGTGGGGTCGAATCGCGTCGTAGTCGCGCACGTCGGCGACGACGCTGTCGTGCGGGCTCTCGTCGTCGCCGGGTTCGACGTCGAGCAGCGTGAACTCGTACTCGTCGCTGTCGCCCAGGTGGTCAGTTATCGCTGTCCCGACGACGCCGTGGCCGCCGGTGATGAGCACGTCCATGCGCTATCACTGACGCGGCCGGTGATAGTCTCTCGGGCGGCGGGGAGCGGGTCCGAGAGGAGTCGAGCGGGGTACCGCGCGCTCAGTCGCCGGTGATGCCGAGTTCGGTGTCGAGGCGAGCCATCGACTCAGTGTCGAACTCCCCGACCAGGTCGGTGTAGTCGACGTGGTCGGTCCGCGACTGGTACTCCTCGGCGAGCGCCAGCACGGTCGCGTCGTCGTACGCACGGCCCACGATTTCGATGGCGGTAGGGAGGCCGCGCTCGCCGAACCCGTTCGGCACGGAGACGCCCGGCAGTCCCGCGACGTTCGAGGCCGCACCCATCGAGGTGCTGCTGTACTCGGCGAAGTAGTCGACGAACGGCGACCCGAGGGGGCTGGCGACCGTCGCTCGCGTCGGGACGACGACAGCGTCGTAGGGTGCGAGCGTCTCGTCCAACTCGCGCTGTGCGATGGTCCGAACGCGGTTCGCGGTGATGTAGTCCTCGGCGAGGACGGCTTGCTGGGCGTAGCCGCCGATTTGGGAGGCCTCGTTCGTGAGTTCGAGCGCGTCGCCGCGGGCGACGAACTCCGCGAACGCCGACGCCGATTCGGCGTCGATGACCGTCCCCGCGACGGACGCGTACGGGATATCCGGCAGCGAAATCTCCTCGACGTCGGCGAACTCCGAGAACGTCTCGACCGACCGCCGGTAGTTCTCGCGGACGGCCGGTTGCTCGTTCTCGCCCGCGCTCGACAGCACCGCGATTCTGGTTTTGCCCCGTAGTCGAGCCGGCGGCTTCGTAGGTGGGCGCTCGGTCGTAGTCGGGTCGCGGTCGTCGGCTCCGGCGATAACCCGATAGACGTGGTCACAGCCCCGCGCGGAGCGACACATCGGACCGAGTTTGTCCATCGTGTACGACAGCGCCATCGCTCCGTACCGACTCACTCGCCCGTAGGTCGGTCGAAAGCCCGCGATGCCGCTGAACGCCGCCGGCGTGGTGATAGAGCCGAACGTCTCGCTGCCGACGGCGAAGCCGACGAGACCGGCCGCGACGGCCGCGCCGGGTCCGCTAGAGGAACCGCCGGCCCACGCGTCGGTGTTCCAGGGGCTGCTCGTCGGCCCGGTGAAGGTGGCGTCGGCCGAGTCGTAGAGGAACCCGCCGGCGAGTTCTATCATCGCCAGTTTGGCGACGAGAACCGCGCCGGCCTCGTCGAGGCGTTCGACGACCGTCGCATCGTAGTCGAACTGCTGGTCGCGCAGCGGTGCGGCCCCCCACGTCGTCGGATACCCCTCCGCCGCCAGGAGGTCTTTCGCGCCGTACGGGATGCCGAGCAACGGGCAGTTCTCACCGCCGCCGTTCGACAGCTCCTCGTCGGCTTCGTCGGCAGCCTCCAGCGCGCGTTCTTCGGTTACGGTGACGACGGCGTTCAGCTCGTCGCCGACGCTCCGCAGTCGTTCGATGTACGCTTCGGTCAGCTCTCGGGAGGTGTACTCGCCGTTTCGGAGTCCCTCGCCCAGTTCGTCGATAGTCGAGAAGAGTACCTCGTCGTCGACCATCACTCCTCACCTCGGTACGGTTCGAACGTGTACGCCGGGTCGGTGGTGTACGCGAGGTCGAACTCGCCGACGGCCCCGCCCGAGGCGAGAATTCCCGCGAGTCGCGTTCGAACGGCGTCGAGTTGGTCGTCGCTCAACTGGTCGCCGTAGTTCGCCTCGACGTAGGCGAGGAGCGCGTCGGTTCCGACGGGCACGTCCTCTTGCTGAGTGGCGGCGGCGGAGTCGGCAGAGTCGTCGCCATCGCCAGTGCCGGCGTCGTTTTCTGCAGCGGCGGCCGCCTCCGCGGAACCGAGGAAACCCGCGGCTGCGAGTGCGCCCAACACCGTCCGTCGTCGGAGTCCAGCCGTCTCTTGCCCGTAATCGCGTTCGTGTGTCGTGTACGTCGGGTCGTGGAATCTCGTCATGCGTGCAAATCACTAGCACAAGAAGTAGCGTATTAGATTTTCCTGGTGCAGATGCCTAAATTGAAGCATATCGTGCGAGATACCCACAGGAGGAGAGGCTGGCGAAGAAAGTAAGTTCGTGGCTCGGACGTGTCGAAACCAGGTTACATGAAGTCCGCGATACCGCTCTGCTTGTTCTTGTCGTTCTCGAAGACGCTCTCCAGACTCTTCTTGAGCACTTCGAGGCGCTGTTTCGTGTAGTCGCGGCAGCCGAACTCCTCGGCCACCTCGATGGCGGTGTCCATGTACTTGTTCACCGAACCCTGGTGGACCGTGAGGTTGACGCGCCCGCCGCACTCGCGGCAGTCGCCGGTGAGGGGCATCCGCCGATACTTCTCGCCGCAGTCGAGACAGCGCGTCTTCTGTCGGGAGAAGGCGCGGAGGTTGCCGATGAGGTCCGGCAGGAAGTGGTACTCGATGACCCGCTCGGCGACGTCCGTCTCGTCGACCGCCCGGAGTTTCCGCGCGAGATGCAGCTGCGCGTCCATCTTCTCGGTCATCGAGCCGAGCGTTTTGTACGCCGACAGCGCCGGACCGAGGTGGATGTTCGACGTGTCGTGGGTGTGATAGAACTCGGAGTATTCGAGGTCGGTGCCCAGGTTGTCCTCGGCGATGGTGATGAGCTCCTCCACCTCGCCGGGGTCAGCCATCTCGCGGGTCGCCTCGTAGAACTCCCTGGGGTACTGCCGGACGATGTCCATGTTGTGCGCCTCGTCGTCGATCTCGGAGGGGTCGATGCGCGAGGACATGACCAACGGTGCGTCCATCTGCCCGCCGCGCTTGTCGGGGAGGAACTCCTTCGAGAAGTTCAGCAGGCCGTCCATGAGGAGCATGACGCAGTCCTCGTCTCCGTCGCATTGCTTCACACCGATATCGTTCGCAACGAGTGAGTGAGTATCTTCAACCGTGAGACAGTAGGTGTAATTGACGTCTGATGCTACAACCTCTACGTCGCCCACCTCTTCGACGAGCATATCGGTACCACCGTCCGAAAACACTCTCCGTGAACGTGCAGCGGTCTCTTGGATATTCGATAAGAGCGTCGCTTGCTTACGTTCTAGATGGAAGCCGACAACCTCAGCGAAGCGTCGTGCATCCTCTGACGAGAGAGTAAAGACGAAACTGGGCCGCGACATTGACGGGTCGTCGATTTCGTAGTAGTCCGGGAACTTCGCGGCGAGCGGTTCTGGTCCTTTTCGCTCTACGCGGCCTTTGATTCCGAGTCGCGTAAGAAGCGCGAGGACATCCTCGGCCAACTCCGGACTCACTGTGGTGGCATGTACGGTAAGCGAGTTCGAGGATGCGTGTCCATCACCGCTGAAGTAACCACGAAGGAACCCCGAAACGATCGCATCGGGTGCATCGAAGATACATTGTGGAACACGTTTCCGATGAGCGTGTGTCCCTGCGTCGAGAACGGATTCGAAGAAGGTCCGAAGCAAACGTCCTGAAACGGTTACCTTCGCGTGGTTTTCGCGATACGGTTCGACACCGAAGGAATCTCTGAGCGTCGAGACGAAGAACTCCCGCGCGCTCGCTTCGACTCCACAGAGCGTCGTCTGGTGAATCGTCCCTTTTGGGGTCTCTTGCTCACGGGCAAACCCTTCAGCGGCGTAGTAACCGAGAAGAGTCGACACACGCTCGTCCAAAGTTACGTGTCGGTTGATTTCGGTCGAATCGCGCTTCATCCCGAGCGAAGCGGTTTCTGGCACAAATTCGAGAACGGACGAGACGGAACCCAACACTTCCACAAGAAGGGCGGCTGGGATACTTTCTCGGTACAGATAGTTGCTTAGTGCTTTTTTCGAGAGACCGAGATGCTCTGCAGTACTCTTCAGAGGGTAGAACCGACCGTCACAATTGGGAGCAAGCGTACGCTTGAACATACTGTACAGCGTCTCTTTCTCTATGCCTTTTACCATGAGACGCTCGTTTTCGAGAGCCTCGCTGCGGAGGAACAGTTCGAGAAGATCAAACTGGGGGAACTGTTCCGAGACGTCGAGAGAGTCTAAATGACTTGGAGTGACGAGGAGATCCGAACTTGAGATCTCGGAGGCACGTTTGCCCTCGATGCATGCGTTCTCTGGGTCGTAAACTTGTAACTCGTGGTCCGGCGTGACGGTTATTTCGCGTCCGCTCCGCGTCTCAACGCGCACGAGGTGTCTCGGTGCTGGATGTTTAGAGACCGCATCTACAGATTTCAGCACTTCCACCCCATCGCTGTCGAGAGAGGGAACCAGTACATCTTTGTCCAACTCCTGCACTAGCGTCCCGAAATCGTCCGTCTCGGGGTCGTCGAGTCGCGCTTCGACAAGCGATTCGATATCGTCGTAGTGCCATTCACCCGCTTCGTCCTCGAACCAAACCTTCGTCTCCGGGTGGAAGCAGTTCCGCCGCTTCGCCGCGTGGAAGTAGGGATGTGCGTACCCCACCGCCGCCGACGTGAATCCGACGACCCGTCCGACGACCGCCGCCGACGTGTGCGGTGCCATCCCGAACACGAGTTCGCCGATGAGGTCGTCGCGCTCGTTCACCTCGTAGAACGCCGGAAGCCCGTAGTAGCTCTCCAGGAGGTCGTCGACGAAGTTCGCCGTCTTCAGCATGTGCTCGGCCGCGCCGTCCGAGAGGACGATGTCCTGCACTCTGAGTTCGAGCAGTTGGTCGTCGTGGCGCAGCGGTTCGCCGTCGATGTCGCGCTCGTAGCCGAGTTCGCGGAAGTGCTCGGCCGTCACGTCCAGTTCTTCGGGCCTGACCGCGGTGACCGGCAAGTCGGTCATGTCGTAGCGGACCGTGCCGTCCTTGAACGCGGTGACGCCGTGTTTCGCGCGGAGAACTCCCTTCTCCATCGCCTCCGGCGTCTTGTGCGCCGAGGTGAGCCCCTTCACGCCTTTCAGAATCTTGTACGAGGCTTTGCGTTCCCCGACGGCGTCCAAGGCCTCGGTGAGTTCGCGACCGATATCGACGTCGTGCCAGTCGGGGCTCTCGACCTCGCGCTCGCAGCGCGGGCACTCGACGCGGCCCGCCTCGTCGGGTTCGACCTCGATCTCGCAGTCGGTACACTCGTAGTACGGTTCGGTGTGGCCGCCGCACGCGGGGCAGTTCGGCTTGTAGGTGTGTTCGCCGCAGGCGGCGCACTCGCGGCGGCCGACGCGCACGCCGACGACACCGCGGCGACCCCGGTCGTCCATCTTCCGGGCCGCCTCGCCGACGTCGCGCTGGCTCCCGCCGGCCTCACCGATGGGGAACAAGGTGTGGACTGCGGGAGAGAGGTCGCGGCTCATGGACTTCTCGGGGCGACCCATTCGGTTGCCGATTCGGGTCGGTGCGCGCTCCTGGACGGTGAACGGCGCGACCTCGTTCGCGGCTTTCACCGCGTTGTCGCCGCCGTCCCAGTTCCGGGCTTCGGCCGAGAGCTCCTCGGCGTCCCACGTCTTTCGGAGCCCGTCGTCGACGCCGAGCGTCCGCGCGAGCAGCCGCCACTCCGGAATCCGGAGGGCGTCCTCGGTCTGGGAGTGTTCGACGAGCAGGTGTTCGAGCGTTCTCCTCGTGGTCTCGGTGCGCTCGATAACGAGCAGACCGTCGACGAGTTCACCGTCGGAGACGGCGTCGGCGAGCGTCTCGAACGCCGAGACGGAGATGTCGTGCCAGAGGTAGGTGAACTTCGGATGGAGCGGGGCGTCGTACTCGGTCGCCCACTCCAGCGCCTGTTCGGCCGTCGGCGATTCGAGGTCGACGCGCGGCGAGTCGCGCAGCGCCTGTACGTCCGCACCGGCGTGGTCGAGGTCCTGTATCCACCACTCGGGCGTGTAGGAGGCGGGCGCGAGCGGGTGGTTGTTCTCGACGAACTCGCCGTAGTTGACGAGATACTCGCCGAGGTCGAGAATCTTCTCGACGCCGTTTCTGAGTTCGAGCGCCTCCTCGGGGTCGTCGATGCGCCGGACGTCGCCGTTGGCGAGGCGCACCGTCGGCCCCTCGATGGAGTCGACGGGGACGACGCCGCCCGCTTTCCCGGGTCGTTCGGTCTTTATCTGGGTTCCCGTGGCGACGAAGTCGTCGACGACGTGCATCGTCGCCGGGTGGACGCCGGCCGTGGCGAACCCGTGGTTTCGCGCGCGGCCGTATCGGAGTCTGAACCCCCCTTCTTCGGACGGGTGACCGAACACGGGGCGGCCCGCGATGAGGTCGCGCAGGAACTTGGTCGCCGGTTCGACGCGCGGCGGGCCGTCGGGGTCGGGCGAGTCGGCTTCGGAGTCGTCGTCTCCGTCTTCGGCGGCTTCGTCCTCGGTGTCCGCCGCGTCGTCGCCGTCGGCGGCCTCCTCGTCTTTCGTCTCCGCCTCCCCGTCGTCTTTGCCGATGGTACCGTCGATGAGGTCCTGGAGCCACGGCCAGTCGACTTCGTCGAGTTGGCGGGTGTAGCGCTGAATCTTCGGCGCTTTCAGCGCGATGCCCTCGGCCATGACGAGACACATCCCGCCGCGGGCGGAGTTGGTGTCGACGCGGTCGAGGTCCCGGTAGCCGGAGACCTCCTCGTCGCCGGTCGCCTCGCCGTCGAGCATGATGGGCATGTTCCGCGAGATGAAGCGCGTCTCCTTGTCCTTCGGCGAGTACTGCAGGCCGGTCTCCTTGTCGTAGAGGTCGACCTCCTCGACGTAGCGTTCGACCTCGTCGTCGCGGGCCTTGTACTCGTCGAGGCCGATGAGCGTCCGCGTGTAGTCGGCGACGAGCACCGAGAGCGCCTGCGCCGTGCCGCCCGCGGAGCGAATCGGCCCGGCGTAGTAGACGTTGACGAACTCGGTTCCGTCGTCGTTCGAGAGGATCTCGACGCGGTCGATACCCTCGATGGGCGCGGCGACGACGCCCTCGGTGAGGAGGGCGACGGCCGTCCGAACCGCGCCTTCGACCTTCCCGGCCCGGGTGTCGTAGTCGCCGACGCGGCCCTCCGCGAAGTCCTCCGCGAGGGCGAGCGCCGCCTCCTCGCGGGACATCTGTTCTTCGAGTTCGCGGACGCGTTCGGCGACGCCCTCGATTCCGAGGATGTTCTCGACGCGGTCGGCCATGTCCTTGGCGACCGGAATCTCGACCTCGGTGCCGGGGTCCATGCCTTGCTCGCGGGCGGCGTCGGCGAGCTCGAAGGCCTCGTCGAGTCGGTTCTCGATGCGCGCGAAGTAGCGCTCGTCGTCCGGTCTCACGTTAGAGCCACAGGTCCAGGTCGGTCACGTCGTCGTGGTCGCGTTCGAGCGACTCGTCGAACGCGCGGAGGTACACCTCGCCGGCGAACACCGTCGCGGCGTTGAGGTGGCCCGCCAGCGCCTGCCCGCTGGGCCGCGAGAGCACGGCGTGGGTGTGCGCGAACGGTTCGCCGTCGAGCAGCGCGACGTTGCCGACGCAGGCGGCGACCTCCAGCGGTTCGTCGAACTGCACGGAGCGGTACTCCATCTCCTCCTGGTCGTAGAACCAGACGTCGGCGTCCTGCACCGCGCCCATCGCGTTGAACCACGCCGAGTCGATTCCCTCGCGCTCGGCGAACTCCTCTATCTCCTCGCGCCAGTCCGCACCGGTTTCGAGTCTCGCCAGAAACTCCCGACTCGCGTTGACCTCCCGGTAGTTCATGGACCACTGGTTGCGGGGGACCATCAAAAAAGTTCAGTGTTCGCGGGGCGACGCCGAGCGAAGCGACGCGCCGAACTCGGGGCGACGCCGAGCGAGGAGCGACGCCGAGCGAGGAGCGAACACCGTAGAGAGGCGGACGAACGGGAACGACTCCGTATCGGAACGTACGAGAGTGGAGCGTTCGGGAGACGGAGTGATATTTACAGATAGATAATAGCATGTTTTTTCAACCACCTCGACAAGTTTCCGCCAGACACATGCCATCAAAACCCCGGTTCGAGCGACGTGAGTTCCTGAAAACGACCGGCGCGCTACTCGGCGGCGCAGCCCTGTCGACGGGCGTCGCCGCCGCGGAGACAGAGACGCTGACCATCCTCTCGTACAACGACGTCCAGAACGCGGCGGCGGAGGACACGACGCTGCCGCGGCTGGCGACGCTCGTCGAGCAGCGGCGAGCGGCGGCCGACGGGCCGGTCGTCGTCCTCGGCGCGGGCGACCAGATCGGTCCGCACGCGCTGACGCCGGTGTCGGAGTGGCGCGCGCCCGTCGACGCGCTCGCCGTCGTCGACCCGGACGCGGACACCGTCGGCAACCACGAGTTCGACTACGGCGTCGACGGGTTCACCGAGGCCGCCGAGGCCTCCTCGTTCCCGTGGGTCGCCACGAACCTCGTCTACGAGGACACCGAGGAACCGATAGCGGGCGCCGAGCGGTACGTCGTCGTCGAGCGCGACGGCGTCCGCGTCGGCGTCCTCGGCACCATCTATCAGGGGCTCGACGGCTCGGTCAGCGACGACCTCGGCGCGGGAGGGCTGACCGTCCTCGACCCCGTCGAGACCGTCTCGGAGTACGAGACGAGGCTCCGCGAGGAGGAGGACGTCGACGTCGTCGTCGTCCTCAACCACATCGGCGTCAGGGCCTCCGAGGAGATGGCGGAGGCGACCGACGTGGACGTCGTACTCGCGGGTCACGACGAACAGGCGTACGAGCCGAGCGTCGTCTCCGGCACGGTCGTCAGCGAGGCCGAGGCGAACGCGAACTACCTCAGCGAGATCCGTCTCACGGTCGAGGAGGACGGCGTCACCGCCGCAGGGGGCGAACTGCTCGAAACTGCGGAAGTCCCGAAGAACGAGCGGGTGTCGGAGATCATCAACGAGTACCGCGCAGAGGTCAACCTCGACGAGGTGATCGCCACCACCGAGACGGAACTCGACGCGAGCGCGAACCTGAACTACCACGAGGAGACGGCGATAGGGAACCTCGTCACCGACGCGATGCGGGAGAAAGCCGACGCAGACGTCGCCATCACGAACGCCGGGGGTATCCGTTCGAACGCCTCGTACGGACCGGGCGAACTCACCGGCGGCGACGTGTTCAACGTGCTCCCGTTCGACAACAAGCTCACGACGCTCGAACTCACGGGCGCGGACCTCGTCGAGACGCTCGCCAGCCAGGTCGTGACGCTGGAGAGCGAGACCGGACAGCAGTACGGCGCGGAGGTCAGCCAGCAGGTCAGCGGCGTCCGCTTCGAGTGGATCGGCCACGAGGGGAGCGAACTCGTCCGCGACGTGTACGTCGGCGGCGAACCGCTCGACCTCGAGGAGACGTACGCGGTCGCCGTCAACTCCTACATGGCCGGCGGCGGCAGCGGCTTCCCGCTCGAAGACAAGCCGGTGCTCGACGACACGGGCGAACTGCTCGCCACGACGACAATCGAGTATCTAGAGGAGCGGGGCACCGTCGCGCCGACCGTCGAGGGGCGGATGCAGCGCGTCGACTCGACGTTCGAAAACGAGCCCGAGATTACGGTCGACGGTCGCGGCCGAACTGTCGTCCGCCTCGACAAACCCGACGAGTTCGACGCGCTCGGCGACGACGTCGAGTTGTGGACGAAGACGGGCGAGACCGTCGAGCCCGAGGCGGTCGTCGACGGCGACGACGAACTGGTCGTCCGCTTCGACGACGCGGCCGTGGTGGAAGCGGCCGACGGCGAGGGGGAGGGCGAGGTCCCGCTCGACCTCTACGTCGACTACGACACCGAGGAGTACGAGCGCGTCTACTTCGACGCCTCGCGGGCGAACGCCGACGTCACCGCGACGGTGAGCGAACGCGGCCGCGGCGACGGACGCGGTCGCAGCGACGGACACGGACGCGGACGCGGTCGTCAGCGCAGCGCCCCGGCGCGGTAACCGCGCGCAGACGCCGTTTTTCGGCGGAGCTACGACGGATGTTTGGAGAGTTCGGGGACCCGAACCGAGAGCGGGACGCTCGGCTCACACGGCGGGAGTTACGCAAAAAAAGCGGTCGCGGTCGGCGTCGAGACGTTCAGCACCACTCGGCAAGTACCGGGGCGTCGGCCGCTCGCATCGAAAGCCACGCGTCGTCTCGCGTAATATCCGCGATGATAAGCTCCGAGCTGCGAGGAGAAGATGAATCCACCGAGGCCATGACCTCGGCGTCCGGGACATCGACGGCTGCCGTCGCTTCCGGTGTCATGTATGAGATGTTATCGCATGGGATAATAAACACACCGAAACGACAGGCCGGTTGTCCCGTTCCACGGGCGTAC is a genomic window of Haloprofundus halophilus containing:
- a CDS encoding DUF7130 family rubredoxin-like protein — its product is MVGDGGETPDDVSESELERLDLGEAVYDGDGNELGTIRGFDEGGFYVTMREGVEALSVEHARVGQEFGEGYLMWRCTECGEMGEIDDGLPDECPNCGSPKEDLYYWTED
- a CDS encoding bifunctional metallophosphatase/5'-nucleotidase, whose product is MPSKPRFERREFLKTTGALLGGAALSTGVAAAETETLTILSYNDVQNAAAEDTTLPRLATLVEQRRAAADGPVVVLGAGDQIGPHALTPVSEWRAPVDALAVVDPDADTVGNHEFDYGVDGFTEAAEASSFPWVATNLVYEDTEEPIAGAERYVVVERDGVRVGVLGTIYQGLDGSVSDDLGAGGLTVLDPVETVSEYETRLREEEDVDVVVVLNHIGVRASEEMAEATDVDVVLAGHDEQAYEPSVVSGTVVSEAEANANYLSEIRLTVEEDGVTAAGGELLETAEVPKNERVSEIINEYRAEVNLDEVIATTETELDASANLNYHEETAIGNLVTDAMREKADADVAITNAGGIRSNASYGPGELTGGDVFNVLPFDNKLTTLELTGADLVETLASQVVTLESETGQQYGAEVSQQVSGVRFEWIGHEGSELVRDVYVGGEPLDLEETYAVAVNSYMAGGGSGFPLEDKPVLDDTGELLATTTIEYLEERGTVAPTVEGRMQRVDSTFENEPEITVDGRGRTVVRLDKPDEFDALGDDVELWTKTGETVEPEAVVDGDDELVVRFDDAAVVEAADGEGEGEVPLDLYVDYDTEEYERVYFDASRANADVTATVSERGRGDGRGRSDGHGRGRGRQRSAPAR
- a CDS encoding DUF7556 family protein; the encoded protein is MTPEATAAVDVPDAEVMASVDSSSPRSSELIIADITRDDAWLSMRAADAPVLAEWC
- a CDS encoding PPC domain-containing DNA-binding protein, translating into MNYREVNASREFLARLETGADWREEIEEFAEREGIDSAWFNAMGAVQDADVWFYDQEEMEYRSVQFDEPLEVAACVGNVALLDGEPFAHTHAVLSRPSGQALAGHLNAATVFAGEVYLRAFDESLERDHDDVTDLDLWL
- a CDS encoding amidase, whose amino-acid sequence is MVDDEVLFSTIDELGEGLRNGEYTSRELTEAYIERLRSVGDELNAVVTVTEERALEAADEADEELSNGGGENCPLLGIPYGAKDLLAAEGYPTTWGAAPLRDQQFDYDATVVERLDEAGAVLVAKLAMIELAGGFLYDSADATFTGPTSSPWNTDAWAGGSSSGPGAAVAAGLVGFAVGSETFGSITTPAAFSGIAGFRPTYGRVSRYGAMALSYTMDKLGPMCRSARGCDHVYRVIAGADDRDPTTTERPPTKPPARLRGKTRIAVLSSAGENEQPAVRENYRRSVETFSEFADVEEISLPDIPYASVAGTVIDAESASAFAEFVARGDALELTNEASQIGGYAQQAVLAEDYITANRVRTIAQRELDETLAPYDAVVVPTRATVASPLGSPFVDYFAEYSSTSMGAASNVAGLPGVSVPNGFGERGLPTAIEIVGRAYDDATVLALAEEYQSRTDHVDYTDLVGEFDTESMARLDTELGITGD
- a CDS encoding DNA polymerase II large subunit; amino-acid sequence: MRPDDERYFARIENRLDEAFELADAAREQGMDPGTEVEIPVAKDMADRVENILGIEGVAERVRELEEQMSREEAALALAEDFAEGRVGDYDTRAGKVEGAVRTAVALLTEGVVAAPIEGIDRVEILSNDDGTEFVNVYYAGPIRSAGGTAQALSVLVADYTRTLIGLDEYKARDDEVERYVEEVDLYDKETGLQYSPKDKETRFISRNMPIMLDGEATGDEEVSGYRDLDRVDTNSARGGMCLVMAEGIALKAPKIQRYTRQLDEVDWPWLQDLIDGTIGKDDGEAETKDEEAADGDDAADTEDEAAEDGDDDSEADSPDPDGPPRVEPATKFLRDLIAGRPVFGHPSEEGGFRLRYGRARNHGFATAGVHPATMHVVDDFVATGTQIKTERPGKAGGVVPVDSIEGPTVRLANGDVRRIDDPEEALELRNGVEKILDLGEYLVNYGEFVENNHPLAPASYTPEWWIQDLDHAGADVQALRDSPRVDLESPTAEQALEWATEYDAPLHPKFTYLWHDISVSAFETLADAVSDGELVDGLLVIERTETTRRTLEHLLVEHSQTEDALRIPEWRLLARTLGVDDGLRKTWDAEELSAEARNWDGGDNAVKAANEVAPFTVQERAPTRIGNRMGRPEKSMSRDLSPAVHTLFPIGEAGGSQRDVGEAARKMDDRGRRGVVGVRVGRRECAACGEHTYKPNCPACGGHTEPYYECTDCEIEVEPDEAGRVECPRCEREVESPDWHDVDIGRELTEALDAVGERKASYKILKGVKGLTSAHKTPEAMEKGVLRAKHGVTAFKDGTVRYDMTDLPVTAVRPEELDVTAEHFRELGYERDIDGEPLRHDDQLLELRVQDIVLSDGAAEHMLKTANFVDDLLESYYGLPAFYEVNERDDLIGELVFGMAPHTSAAVVGRVVGFTSAAVGYAHPYFHAAKRRNCFHPETKVWFEDEAGEWHYDDIESLVEARLDDPETDDFGTLVQELDKDVLVPSLDSDGVEVLKSVDAVSKHPAPRHLVRVETRSGREITVTPDHELQVYDPENACIEGKRASEISSSDLLVTPSHLDSLDVSEQFPQFDLLELFLRSEALENERLMVKGIEKETLYSMFKRTLAPNCDGRFYPLKSTAEHLGLSKKALSNYLYRESIPAALLVEVLGSVSSVLEFVPETASLGMKRDSTEINRHVTLDERVSTLLGYYAAEGFAREQETPKGTIHQTTLCGVEASAREFFVSTLRDSFGVEPYRENHAKVTVSGRLLRTFFESVLDAGTHAHRKRVPQCIFDAPDAIVSGFLRGYFSGDGHASSNSLTVHATTVSPELAEDVLALLTRLGIKGRVERKGPEPLAAKFPDYYEIDDPSMSRPSFVFTLSSEDARRFAEVVGFHLERKQATLLSNIQETAARSRRVFSDGGTDMLVEEVGDVEVVASDVNYTYCLTVEDTHSLVANDIGVKQCDGDEDCVMLLMDGLLNFSKEFLPDKRGGQMDAPLVMSSRIDPSEIDDEAHNMDIVRQYPREFYEATREMADPGEVEELITIAEDNLGTDLEYSEFYHTHDTSNIHLGPALSAYKTLGSMTEKMDAQLHLARKLRAVDETDVAERVIEYHFLPDLIGNLRAFSRQKTRCLDCGEKYRRMPLTGDCRECGGRVNLTVHQGSVNKYMDTAIEVAEEFGCRDYTKQRLEVLKKSLESVFENDKNKQSGIADFM
- a CDS encoding NAD-dependent epimerase/dehydratase family protein, producing the protein MDVLITGGHGVVGTAITDHLGDSDEYEFTLLDVEPGDDESPHDSVVADVRDYDAIRPHFEGRDAVVHLALVPGTGGPDSRELGWSEPLADNLEALHNVYEAAVDADLDSIVFASSNHAVGMVEVRNAPEIYHDRGVRTDHTEPHRPDSRYGLTKSYGEDLGRLAAEAHGIRFYALRIGSVRAPEYDHPYGDAERGVEDGRWERGSDAYEEQVARLKGLWQSRRDLAQLVDCCLRDDSVEWDHFYGVSGNERRWLDDLDHARETVGYEPRDDGEEWDAPPE